A window of the Archocentrus centrarchus isolate MPI-CPG fArcCen1 chromosome 9, fArcCen1, whole genome shotgun sequence genome harbors these coding sequences:
- the rad9b gene encoding cell cycle checkpoint control protein RAD9B isoform X3: protein MVKGLALRSVNLAQSAYACFLFSPLFFQQYSLESVTERGSEPIKCKLAMKSVLPLFRCLTSIERNVEQCQISVSTANDRVIIQFFCRHGIKKTYNVRFLESEALQAVFDSHLCPNVLKAPARLLGDMVMHFHPSQEEVTLSMNALRVSLRNYSEGRNDHMKMMYTEMSLHPDEFDYFQAGVESDITFCLKELRGLLSFAESHCLPVSVHFSTPGKPVCFSVEDMVLEATVVLATLADFESRSPSQPAETLASTTHSCADAAALPVGICDTQSKNLQVIPDVTELVESSQGSPITYSPALMQLLRQTDDPGELPVPDEACPSAATTPASTTICSLLFRALSSESADDSSTARLPVLACFSDDEDCPRSPLL from the exons ATGGTCAAAggg CTGGCCCTCAGATCGGTGAATTTGGCTCAGTCTGCATATGCCTGCTTCCTCTTCTCACCGCTGTTCTTCCAGCAGTACAGTCTGGAATCAGTCACAGAGCGGGGcagtgaaccaatcaaatgcaAGCTAGCCATGAAG tctgtgCTGCCACTTTTCCGTTGTTTGACTTCTATTGAGCGTAATGTGGAACAATGTCAGATATCAGTCAGTACTGCCAATGACCGAGTGATCATCCAGTTTTTCTGCAGACATG GCATTAAAAAAACCTACAATGTGCGTTTCCTGGAAAGTGAGGCTCTGCAGGCAGTGTTTGATTCACACCTGTGTCCCAATGTGCTGAAGGCTCCTGCCAG gCTTCTGGGTGATATGGTGATGCATTTTCACCCCTCTCAGGAGGAAGTCACTCTGTCGATGAATGCCCTCAGAGTCAGTCTGAGAAATTACAGTGAGGGGAGAAATG ATCACATGAAGATGATGTACACAGAGATGTCCTTACACCCAGACGAGTTTGACTACTTCCAGGCTGGAGTGGAATCGGACATAACCTTCTGTCTAAAGGAGCTGCGG GGTTTGCTGTCTTTTGCGGAGTCACATTGCCTTCCAGTGTCGGTTCACTTCAGCACTCCAGGAAA gcctgtgtgcttctctgtggaGGACATGGTCCTTGAGGCCACTGTGGTGCTGGCTACACTGGCTGACTTTGAGAGCAGGAGCccctctcagcctgcagagaccCTGGCCTCCACTACACACAG ctgtgcagATGCAGCTGCTCTACCTGTGGGTATATGTGACACTCAAAGCAAGAACCTTCAGGTTATTCCTGATGTAACAGAGCTTGTTGAATCCAGCCAAGGCAGCCCTATAACCTACTCACCTGCTCTGATGCAACTTCTGCGCCAGACTGACGACCCAGGAGAACTCCCTGTACCTGACGAGGCCTGTCCCAGTGCTGCCACGACCCCAGCTTCCACCACG ATCTGCTCCCTGCTGTTCAGAGCCTTGTCCTCAGAGTCAGCTGATGATAGCAGTACTGCCAGACTACCTGTTCTGGCATGTTTCAGTGATGATGAAGACTGTCCAAGAAGCCCTTTACTCTGA
- the rad9b gene encoding cell cycle checkpoint control protein RAD9B isoform X4, which translates to MKSVLPLFRCLTSIERNVEQCQISVSTANDRVIIQFFCRHGIKKTYNVRFLESEALQAVFDSHLCPNVLKAPARLLGDMVMHFHPSQEEVTLSMNALRVSLRNYSEGRNDHMKMMYTEMSLHPDEFDYFQAGVESDITFCLKELRGLLSFAESHCLPVSVHFSTPGKPVCFSVEDMVLEATVVLATLADFESRSPSQPAETLASTTHSCADAAALPVGICDTQSKNLQVIPDVTELVESSQGSPITYSPALMQLLRQTDDPGELPVPDEACPSAATTPASTTICSLLFRALSSESADDSSTARLPVLACFSDDEDCPRSPLL; encoded by the exons ATGAAG tctgtgCTGCCACTTTTCCGTTGTTTGACTTCTATTGAGCGTAATGTGGAACAATGTCAGATATCAGTCAGTACTGCCAATGACCGAGTGATCATCCAGTTTTTCTGCAGACATG GCATTAAAAAAACCTACAATGTGCGTTTCCTGGAAAGTGAGGCTCTGCAGGCAGTGTTTGATTCACACCTGTGTCCCAATGTGCTGAAGGCTCCTGCCAG gCTTCTGGGTGATATGGTGATGCATTTTCACCCCTCTCAGGAGGAAGTCACTCTGTCGATGAATGCCCTCAGAGTCAGTCTGAGAAATTACAGTGAGGGGAGAAATG ATCACATGAAGATGATGTACACAGAGATGTCCTTACACCCAGACGAGTTTGACTACTTCCAGGCTGGAGTGGAATCGGACATAACCTTCTGTCTAAAGGAGCTGCGG GGTTTGCTGTCTTTTGCGGAGTCACATTGCCTTCCAGTGTCGGTTCACTTCAGCACTCCAGGAAA gcctgtgtgcttctctgtggaGGACATGGTCCTTGAGGCCACTGTGGTGCTGGCTACACTGGCTGACTTTGAGAGCAGGAGCccctctcagcctgcagagaccCTGGCCTCCACTACACACAG ctgtgcagATGCAGCTGCTCTACCTGTGGGTATATGTGACACTCAAAGCAAGAACCTTCAGGTTATTCCTGATGTAACAGAGCTTGTTGAATCCAGCCAAGGCAGCCCTATAACCTACTCACCTGCTCTGATGCAACTTCTGCGCCAGACTGACGACCCAGGAGAACTCCCTGTACCTGACGAGGCCTGTCCCAGTGCTGCCACGACCCCAGCTTCCACCACG ATCTGCTCCCTGCTGTTCAGAGCCTTGTCCTCAGAGTCAGCTGATGATAGCAGTACTGCCAGACTACCTGTTCTGGCATGTTTCAGTGATGATGAAGACTGTCCAAGAAGCCCTTTACTCTGA
- the rad9b gene encoding cell cycle checkpoint control protein RAD9B isoform X5, which produces MNCVLAGNSVKAFGKAVHALSRIGDSLWLDPMVKGLALRSVNLAQSAYACFLFSPLFFQQYSLESVTERGSEPIKCKLAMKEEVTLSMNALRVSLRNYSEGRNDHMKMMYTEMSLHPDEFDYFQAGVESDITFCLKELRGLLSFAESHCLPVSVHFSTPGKPVCFSVEDMVLEATVVLATLADFESRSPSQPAETLASTTHSCADAAALPVGICDTQSKNLQVIPDVTELVESSQGSPITYSPALMQLLRQTDDPGELPVPDEACPSAATTPASTTICSLLFRALSSESADDSSTARLPVLACFSDDEDCPRSPLL; this is translated from the exons ATGAACTGCGTCCTGGCGGGAAACTCCGTCAAAG CATTTGGGAAGGCTGTCCATGCCCTGTCCCGAATTGGAGATTCCCTGTGGTTGGATCCAATGGTCAAAggg CTGGCCCTCAGATCGGTGAATTTGGCTCAGTCTGCATATGCCTGCTTCCTCTTCTCACCGCTGTTCTTCCAGCAGTACAGTCTGGAATCAGTCACAGAGCGGGGcagtgaaccaatcaaatgcaAGCTAGCCATGAAG GAGGAAGTCACTCTGTCGATGAATGCCCTCAGAGTCAGTCTGAGAAATTACAGTGAGGGGAGAAATG ATCACATGAAGATGATGTACACAGAGATGTCCTTACACCCAGACGAGTTTGACTACTTCCAGGCTGGAGTGGAATCGGACATAACCTTCTGTCTAAAGGAGCTGCGG GGTTTGCTGTCTTTTGCGGAGTCACATTGCCTTCCAGTGTCGGTTCACTTCAGCACTCCAGGAAA gcctgtgtgcttctctgtggaGGACATGGTCCTTGAGGCCACTGTGGTGCTGGCTACACTGGCTGACTTTGAGAGCAGGAGCccctctcagcctgcagagaccCTGGCCTCCACTACACACAG ctgtgcagATGCAGCTGCTCTACCTGTGGGTATATGTGACACTCAAAGCAAGAACCTTCAGGTTATTCCTGATGTAACAGAGCTTGTTGAATCCAGCCAAGGCAGCCCTATAACCTACTCACCTGCTCTGATGCAACTTCTGCGCCAGACTGACGACCCAGGAGAACTCCCTGTACCTGACGAGGCCTGTCCCAGTGCTGCCACGACCCCAGCTTCCACCACG ATCTGCTCCCTGCTGTTCAGAGCCTTGTCCTCAGAGTCAGCTGATGATAGCAGTACTGCCAGACTACCTGTTCTGGCATGTTTCAGTGATGATGAAGACTGTCCAAGAAGCCCTTTACTCTGA
- the rad9b gene encoding cell cycle checkpoint control protein RAD9B isoform X1 codes for MNCVLAGNSVKAFGKAVHALSRIGDSLWLDPMVKGLALRSVNLAQSAYACFLFSPLFFQQYSLESVTERGSEPIKCKLAMKSVLPLFRCLTSIERNVEQCQISVSTANDRVIIQFFCRHGIKKTYNVRFLESEALQAVFDSHLCPNVLKAPARLLGDMVMHFHPSQEEVTLSMNALRVSLRNYSEGRNDHMKMMYTEMSLHPDEFDYFQAGVESDITFCLKELRGLLSFAESHCLPVSVHFSTPGKPVCFSVEDMVLEATVVLATLADFESRSPSQPAETLASTTHSCADAAALPVGICDTQSKNLQVIPDVTELVESSQGSPITYSPALMQLLRQTDDPGELPVPDEACPSAATTPASTTICSLLFRALSSESADDSSTARLPVLACFSDDEDCPRSPLL; via the exons ATGAACTGCGTCCTGGCGGGAAACTCCGTCAAAG CATTTGGGAAGGCTGTCCATGCCCTGTCCCGAATTGGAGATTCCCTGTGGTTGGATCCAATGGTCAAAggg CTGGCCCTCAGATCGGTGAATTTGGCTCAGTCTGCATATGCCTGCTTCCTCTTCTCACCGCTGTTCTTCCAGCAGTACAGTCTGGAATCAGTCACAGAGCGGGGcagtgaaccaatcaaatgcaAGCTAGCCATGAAG tctgtgCTGCCACTTTTCCGTTGTTTGACTTCTATTGAGCGTAATGTGGAACAATGTCAGATATCAGTCAGTACTGCCAATGACCGAGTGATCATCCAGTTTTTCTGCAGACATG GCATTAAAAAAACCTACAATGTGCGTTTCCTGGAAAGTGAGGCTCTGCAGGCAGTGTTTGATTCACACCTGTGTCCCAATGTGCTGAAGGCTCCTGCCAG gCTTCTGGGTGATATGGTGATGCATTTTCACCCCTCTCAGGAGGAAGTCACTCTGTCGATGAATGCCCTCAGAGTCAGTCTGAGAAATTACAGTGAGGGGAGAAATG ATCACATGAAGATGATGTACACAGAGATGTCCTTACACCCAGACGAGTTTGACTACTTCCAGGCTGGAGTGGAATCGGACATAACCTTCTGTCTAAAGGAGCTGCGG GGTTTGCTGTCTTTTGCGGAGTCACATTGCCTTCCAGTGTCGGTTCACTTCAGCACTCCAGGAAA gcctgtgtgcttctctgtggaGGACATGGTCCTTGAGGCCACTGTGGTGCTGGCTACACTGGCTGACTTTGAGAGCAGGAGCccctctcagcctgcagagaccCTGGCCTCCACTACACACAG ctgtgcagATGCAGCTGCTCTACCTGTGGGTATATGTGACACTCAAAGCAAGAACCTTCAGGTTATTCCTGATGTAACAGAGCTTGTTGAATCCAGCCAAGGCAGCCCTATAACCTACTCACCTGCTCTGATGCAACTTCTGCGCCAGACTGACGACCCAGGAGAACTCCCTGTACCTGACGAGGCCTGTCCCAGTGCTGCCACGACCCCAGCTTCCACCACG ATCTGCTCCCTGCTGTTCAGAGCCTTGTCCTCAGAGTCAGCTGATGATAGCAGTACTGCCAGACTACCTGTTCTGGCATGTTTCAGTGATGATGAAGACTGTCCAAGAAGCCCTTTACTCTGA
- the rad9b gene encoding cell cycle checkpoint control protein RAD9B isoform X2, translating into MPCPELEIPCGWIQWSKGSVNLAQSAYACFLFSPLFFQQYSLESVTERGSEPIKCKLAMKSVLPLFRCLTSIERNVEQCQISVSTANDRVIIQFFCRHGIKKTYNVRFLESEALQAVFDSHLCPNVLKAPARLLGDMVMHFHPSQEEVTLSMNALRVSLRNYSEGRNDHMKMMYTEMSLHPDEFDYFQAGVESDITFCLKELRGLLSFAESHCLPVSVHFSTPGKPVCFSVEDMVLEATVVLATLADFESRSPSQPAETLASTTHSCADAAALPVGICDTQSKNLQVIPDVTELVESSQGSPITYSPALMQLLRQTDDPGELPVPDEACPSAATTPASTTICSLLFRALSSESADDSSTARLPVLACFSDDEDCPRSPLL; encoded by the exons ATGCCCTGTCCCGAATTGGAGATTCCCTGTGGTTGGATCCAATGGTCAAAggg ATCGGTGAATTTGGCTCAGTCTGCATATGCCTGCTTCCTCTTCTCACCGCTGTTCTTCCAGCAGTACAGTCTGGAATCAGTCACAGAGCGGGGcagtgaaccaatcaaatgcaAGCTAGCCATGAAG tctgtgCTGCCACTTTTCCGTTGTTTGACTTCTATTGAGCGTAATGTGGAACAATGTCAGATATCAGTCAGTACTGCCAATGACCGAGTGATCATCCAGTTTTTCTGCAGACATG GCATTAAAAAAACCTACAATGTGCGTTTCCTGGAAAGTGAGGCTCTGCAGGCAGTGTTTGATTCACACCTGTGTCCCAATGTGCTGAAGGCTCCTGCCAG gCTTCTGGGTGATATGGTGATGCATTTTCACCCCTCTCAGGAGGAAGTCACTCTGTCGATGAATGCCCTCAGAGTCAGTCTGAGAAATTACAGTGAGGGGAGAAATG ATCACATGAAGATGATGTACACAGAGATGTCCTTACACCCAGACGAGTTTGACTACTTCCAGGCTGGAGTGGAATCGGACATAACCTTCTGTCTAAAGGAGCTGCGG GGTTTGCTGTCTTTTGCGGAGTCACATTGCCTTCCAGTGTCGGTTCACTTCAGCACTCCAGGAAA gcctgtgtgcttctctgtggaGGACATGGTCCTTGAGGCCACTGTGGTGCTGGCTACACTGGCTGACTTTGAGAGCAGGAGCccctctcagcctgcagagaccCTGGCCTCCACTACACACAG ctgtgcagATGCAGCTGCTCTACCTGTGGGTATATGTGACACTCAAAGCAAGAACCTTCAGGTTATTCCTGATGTAACAGAGCTTGTTGAATCCAGCCAAGGCAGCCCTATAACCTACTCACCTGCTCTGATGCAACTTCTGCGCCAGACTGACGACCCAGGAGAACTCCCTGTACCTGACGAGGCCTGTCCCAGTGCTGCCACGACCCCAGCTTCCACCACG ATCTGCTCCCTGCTGTTCAGAGCCTTGTCCTCAGAGTCAGCTGATGATAGCAGTACTGCCAGACTACCTGTTCTGGCATGTTTCAGTGATGATGAAGACTGTCCAAGAAGCCCTTTACTCTGA
- the LOC115786053 gene encoding ubiquitin-conjugating enzyme E2 G1-like yields MTEQSALLLRKQLAELNKNPVEGFSAGLIDDDDIYKWEVVIIGPQDTLFEGGFFKAYLTFPYDYPLRPPKMKFITEIWHPNVAKNGDVCISILHEPGEDKFGYEKPEERWLPIHTVETIMISVISMLADPNSDSPANVDAAKEWREDPNGEFKRKVARCVRKSQEMAFD; encoded by the exons ATGACCGAACAATCAGCATTACTTCTTCGAAAACAACTGGCAG AGCTCAATAAGAACCCCGTGGAGGGCTTTTCAGCTGGTCTGATAGATGATGATGACATATATAAATGGGAAGTTGTGATCATTGGTCCACAAGATACCCTTTT TGAAGGAGGGTTTTTTAAAGCATACCTAACCTTTCCCTATGATTATCCACTGCGGCCGCCAAAGATGAAGTTCATCACTGAAATCTGGCATCCAAATG TTGCAAAGAACGGCGATGTTTGCATCTCAATTCTGCACGAGCCAGGAGAAGATAAGTTTGGTTATGAAAAGCCTGAGGAGCGCTGGCTTCCGATTCACACAGTAGAGACAATCATGATTAGCGTTATCTCCATGCTCGCAGACCCCAACAGCGATTCACCAGCTAATGTGGATGCTGCA AAAGAGTGGAGGGAGGACCCTAATGGAGAATTTAAGAGGAAGGTGGCTCGCTGTGTAAGAAAAAGTCAAGAGATGGCATTTGATTAG